From Micromonospora auratinigra:
CCCGAACGGGTAGACGACCTCCACGGCGGCGGCCAGCTCGTCGAGCGACCACCAGCGGTGCCCGGCGTGGTGGTCGCGTTCCAGGGCCTCCATCCGGCCGGTGTCGACCTCGTGGCCGTCGACCCGCAGGTGGAAGAAGTCGTCCCGGAACACCCCACGGGCCCACCCCAGGTCGGCGTAGCCGGCGGTGTGCGCGACCGGCCGACCCAGTTGTGCCGGGGTCACCGTCAGGCCGATCTCCTCGTGCAGCTCCCGGGCCGCGGCGTGCGCCAACGGCTCGCCGTCCCGGACGCCGCCGCCGGGGGTGACCCAGCCGTACCGGGGCTCGGGGTCGGCCGGCGTGAAGCGGAAACGCAGCAGCAGGATCCGCCCGGCCCGGTCGAGCAGCAGCAC
This genomic window contains:
- a CDS encoding NUDIX hydrolase, which encodes MSASGPYRRRSARVLLLDRAGRILLLRFRFTPADPEPRYGWVTPGGGVRDGEPLAHAAARELHEEIGLTVTPAQLGRPVAHTAGYADLGWARGVFRDDFFHLRVDGHEVDTGRMEALERDHHAGHRWWSLDELAAAVEVVYPFGLGPLLADLRAGRRPPRPVRLPWQHDPANGSSTPPA